The Pleurodeles waltl isolate 20211129_DDA chromosome 7, aPleWal1.hap1.20221129, whole genome shotgun sequence genome includes a region encoding these proteins:
- the LOC138246268 gene encoding E3 SUMO-protein ligase KIAA1586-like: protein MNDTNCQGGTSGEKQICETASSSVSMPTEEMTPSSLLEDNELCFVKIEIDSDSEMKGIDEESDDQHTALSQKCKLPNGWNPEQYNYYTWKYPWLIVTGTTLGCAICHQVSRCSGAERFHGIKLSKEWSESTICSYGANKEKQQKSLRKKMSEHSQTKAHNTAAKILEQARGNSLLHVTAKAQSVQLSRTSRVFRTAYQDAKQNRPAFGFEAEIECQQLNGLDMGRILHSNVACSNIQQHISLEMKKKMFAKITALSPKVGLLLDETTALNKKNVLIVYLRMQLAEMKSPANVFVDLIELSDLSAEGVVSSLLSALKKHPVEISEGFLSKCLVSVTCDGASVICGRKSGVVKLLQEKVAPNIVAWYCSAHRLELIVNEVMKDIRATNNFKNFIDKLYFLFNASVKNSWQLQECAEALHIQLSKIGKVIDTHWVSSSCRTVEAVWNSYPSLYKHFITAAGDASRDSTTRNMYTALSREFTSVQFITNLGIIYDALPSLSELSLELQKHDITIIDADRALCKQIAAFETMVDKRGKHSSQCEQAIKENMFQGVTLHEGKTTNKKIEHELFFCSLTDNLRKRLSTGGGDGAIGKARFEALISEVKVLYKQYWPQELPTLYGESEIASLCERFGIAKHETIQAYREYKDSGGKEVKKPYNELLATVNTISISTVECQQGISQLNLICTSGRASLHTDTISSLLFLNLVGPPLTKFNPDPYVQAWIDKGRRAADDVRSKERKQADPDSTSPLDAVWALMDK, encoded by the coding sequence GACCAACATACAGCTCTTTCTCAGAAATGCAAGCTTCCTAATGGGTGGAATCCTGAACAGTACAATTATTATACATGGAAGTATCCATGGTTAATTGTTACTGGAACTACCCTTGGGTGTGCTATTTGTCACCAGGTCAGtcgttgcagtggtgcagagagatTTCATGGAATAAAGTTGTCAAAAGAATGGAGTGAGTCAACTATATGCTCATATGGTGCTAATAAAGAAAAGCAACAAAAGTCATTACGGAAAAAGATGAGCGAACATTCACAGACTAAAGCACACAACACAGCTGCAAAGATCTTAGAACAAGCAAGAGGCAACTCATTATTGCATGTAACCGCAAAAGCCCAGTCTGTTCAGCTATCAAGAACAAGTAGAGTATTCCGCACAGCTTATCAAGACGCGAAACAGAACAGGCCAGCCTTTGGATTTGAGGCAGAGATTGAGTGCCAGCAATTGAATGGGTTGGATATGGGGCGAATTTTGCACTCCAATGTGGCTTGCTCAAACATACAACAGCACATATCATTAGAAATGAAAAAAAAGATGTTTGCCAAAATAACTGCCCTATCTCCTAAAGTGGGCCTTTTACTGGATGAGACCACCgcgttaaacaaaaaaaatgttttaattgtctACCTGAGAATGCAGCTAGCTGAAATGAAATCTCCAGCTAATGTTTTTGTTGACCTCATTGAGCTGAGTGATTTGTCTGCTGAAGGCGTAGTTAGCAGTTTGTTGTCAGCACTTAAAAAGCACCCAGTTGAGATAAGCGAAGGCTTTCTAAGTAAATGCTTGGTGTCAGTCACTTGTGATGGCGCATCAGTTATTTGTGGTCGCAAAAGTGGTGTTGTGAAGCTTTTACAAGAAAAAGTTGCTCCAAATATTGTAGCCTGGTACTGCTCAGCACATCGCCTTGAACTTATTGTAAATGAGGTAATGAAAGACATTCGGGCTACAAATAATTTCAAAAACTTTATAGACAAACTTTACTTTCTTTTTAACGCATCAGTAAAAAATAGTTGGCAGCTACAAGAATGTGCAGAAGCTCTTCATATCCAGCTTAGTAAAATAGGTAAAGTGATAGATACTCATTGGGTTTCCTCAAGCTGCAGAACAGTTGAAGCTGTATGGAACTCCTACCCTTCTCTTTacaagcactttattactgctgctgGTGATGCTTCTCGTGACAGTACAACACGTAATATGTACACTGCCTTAAGTAGAGAATTCACCTCGGTACAGTTCATTACTAACCTTGGTATCATTTATGATGCACTACCGTCATTATCAGAGTTATCTCTTGAACTACAAAAACATGACATCACGATAATTGATGCAGATCGCGCCCTGTGCAAACAGATAGCAGCGTTTGAGACAATGGTAGACAAGCGAGGGAAGCATTCTTCACAGTGTGAGCAGGCCATAAAGGAAAACATGTTTCAGGGAGTGACTCTGCACGAAGgaaaaacaacaaacaagaaaaTTGAACATGAACTTTTTTTTTGCAGTCTTACAGATAATTTACGCAAGCGGTTATCTACTGGAGGTGGTGATGGTGCTATTGGCAAAGCTCGGTTTGAGGCACTAATCAGTGAAGTTAAAGTTCTGTATAAGCAATACTGGCCCCAGGAATTACCTACCCTCTATGGAGAAAGTGAAATTGCATCCCTCTGTGAAAGATTTGGCATTGCAAAGCATGAAACTATTCAAGCCTACAGAGAGTATAAAGATTCAGGGGGGAAGGAAGTGAAGAAACCTTACAATGAGCTTTTGGCAACTGTGAATACTATTTCAATCTCCACTGTGGAGTGTCAGCAAGGAATTTCCCAACTGAATCTCATATGCACATCTGGAAGAGCATCGCTGCATACAGACACTATATCTTCCTTGTTGTTCCTAAATCTTGTTGGCCCACCATTGACTAAATTCAACCCTGACCCATATGTACAGGCATGGATTGATAAAGGGCGAAGAGCTGCTGATGACGTTAGAAGTAAGGAAAGGAAACAAGCGGACCCAGACAGCACATCACCTCTAGATGCTGTATGGGCTTTAATGGATAAATAA